The following are encoded together in the Thalassolituus oleivorans MIL-1 genome:
- a CDS encoding DMT family transporter: MSHSTSLHKPLNLFKADLLLLLVTVLAAISWMFSKEALAEFPPLLFIGTRFLLAGLLLTIPGFKPLTRLTKKQWKASAGVGVLFGAAMSFWIIGLFSAKHLGEGSFITSLSVVLVPLVSWLLFRDSISRSNWIALPLAFTGLGLLSLQHGFQPEPSQLFFFISALLLSLTFILNGRAASHVPALALSAIQLSIVGIVALSLSAATETWPDHWTGNMWWWLGLSITVGTAARFFIQTYAQGMSSPSHAAVIMIIEPVWTSLFAAAWFGERMEPSQLFGCSLIFTALVVNRWNAVRKWLKRS; the protein is encoded by the coding sequence GTGTCCCACTCTACCTCGTTACATAAGCCTTTAAACTTATTTAAAGCCGATCTCCTGCTGTTACTTGTAACCGTATTGGCGGCCATTAGCTGGATGTTTTCGAAAGAAGCGTTAGCCGAGTTTCCGCCCTTGCTGTTTATTGGCACGCGCTTCTTACTCGCCGGATTATTACTAACCATCCCTGGTTTTAAACCGCTGACCCGTTTAACCAAAAAACAGTGGAAGGCCTCCGCTGGCGTAGGCGTATTATTTGGCGCGGCCATGTCATTTTGGATAATTGGTTTGTTTTCTGCGAAGCATTTAGGCGAAGGCTCGTTTATCACCAGTTTGTCGGTCGTGTTAGTACCACTGGTAAGTTGGTTGTTATTTCGCGATAGCATTAGCCGCAGTAACTGGATCGCCCTGCCCTTGGCTTTTACGGGATTGGGCTTACTGTCTTTGCAACATGGCTTCCAGCCAGAACCGAGCCAGCTATTTTTCTTTATTTCGGCACTGCTGCTGTCACTCACCTTTATTTTAAATGGTCGCGCGGCAAGCCATGTTCCAGCACTCGCGCTAAGTGCCATTCAGCTTTCGATTGTTGGCATCGTCGCTCTATCCCTATCAGCCGCGACTGAGACTTGGCCAGATCATTGGACTGGCAATATGTGGTGGTGGCTAGGACTGAGCATTACCGTAGGCACGGCAGCTCGCTTCTTTATTCAAACCTATGCCCAAGGTATGTCGAGCCCCAGTCACGCAGCGGTGATTATGATTATTGAACCCGTATGGACGTCACTTTTTGCCGCCGCTTGGTTTGGTGAGCGCATGGAACCTAGCCAACTGTTCGGGTGCTCGCTCATTTTTACAGCGCTAGTCGTTAATCGCTGGAACGCTGTGCGTAAGTGGTTAAAACGCTCCTAG